The bacterium genome includes a region encoding these proteins:
- the glmM gene encoding phosphoglucosamine mutase yields the protein MKLFGTDGIRGRANIFPMTADTVVKVGQALGLLLEEKKQKKVLIGKDPRLSSYMFEQAIAAGLMSTGVEAMLVGPMPTPAISYLTESMRAQAGVMISASHNPYEDNGIKIFGPDGFKLSDENEAFIEDLVENSLKIEKRLKADVSGKAYRIEDAKGRYISHLKYNFPKAYDLIGYKIVIDCANGAAYKIAPTVFEELGAQCIIIENQPNGTNINKNCGAVYPQRMQNAVLEHKADYGICLDGDADRIVMCDENGAVLDGDDLLFILVSAMVANDNKPQGIVGTLMSNMALENYCNDNGIQFLRAKVGDRYVVEKMRENKWSLGGESSGHIIYLPNCNTGDGIMNALLIAAVLCQTGNKLSEIAQSFNKYPQEMINVEVKEKKPLESCVALSKSIERAKKNLNGEGRVLVRYSGTENKLRIMVEAHSENVLKEQLKKLVSTAKSELS from the coding sequence ATGAAACTTTTTGGAACAGACGGTATTCGAGGTAGAGCAAATATTTTTCCAATGACAGCAGATACTGTGGTCAAGGTAGGGCAGGCTCTAGGTCTTTTGCTTGAAGAAAAAAAGCAGAAAAAAGTTTTAATTGGTAAAGACCCACGTTTATCGAGTTATATGTTTGAGCAAGCCATTGCTGCGGGCCTTATGTCTACGGGAGTAGAAGCAATGTTGGTGGGACCAATGCCTACACCTGCAATATCGTATTTAACAGAAAGTATGCGAGCTCAGGCAGGAGTTATGATTTCTGCGTCACATAATCCCTATGAAGACAATGGTATTAAAATCTTTGGACCCGATGGCTTTAAGTTAAGTGACGAGAATGAAGCTTTTATTGAAGATTTGGTTGAAAACAGCTTAAAAATAGAAAAAAGATTGAAGGCAGATGTTTCTGGTAAAGCTTATCGTATCGAAGATGCCAAGGGCCGTTATATATCGCATTTAAAATACAACTTTCCTAAAGCCTATGACTTGATAGGGTATAAAATAGTTATTGATTGTGCCAATGGTGCGGCATATAAAATAGCGCCAACAGTTTTTGAAGAGTTGGGTGCTCAGTGCATTATTATTGAAAATCAACCCAACGGTACCAATATTAATAAGAACTGCGGAGCTGTTTACCCGCAAAGGATGCAAAATGCAGTTTTAGAGCATAAGGCTGACTATGGTATTTGTTTGGATGGCGATGCCGACCGTATTGTGATGTGTGATGAAAATGGCGCAGTTCTAGATGGAGATGATTTGTTGTTCATCTTGGTCAGCGCCATGGTTGCAAACGATAACAAGCCTCAGGGTATTGTTGGGACTTTAATGAGTAATATGGCATTGGAAAATTACTGCAATGACAATGGTATCCAATTTTTAAGAGCAAAGGTTGGGGATCGATATGTGGTTGAAAAAATGCGAGAAAATAAGTGGTCTCTGGGTGGAGAGTCTTCAGGACATATCATTTATTTACCCAATTGTAATACCGGGGATGGTATCATGAATGCTTTGTTGATTGCAGCAGTATTGTGTCAAACAGGAAATAAACTTTCAGAAATTGCGCAGTCATTTAATAAATATCCACAAGAAATGATCAATGTTGAAGTGAAAGAAAAAAAACCTCTTGAGTCATGTGTGGCTCTGAGTAAAAGCATTGAGCGGGCTAAGAAGAACTTGAATGGGGAAGGAAGGGTCTTGGTCAGGTATTCGGGTACAGAAAATAAACTGAGAATCATGGTTGAAGCTCACTCAGAGAATGTTTTAAAAGAACAGCTAAAAAAGCTTGTTAGCACTGCTAAAAGTGAGTTAAGTTGA
- a CDS encoding pyridoxine 5'-phosphate synthase, translating to MIDLGVNVDHVATLRQARGTDYPSPVEAAKIIQNAGANNITCHLREDRRHIQDQDVYNISKAITIPLNFEMAARQEMFEIAYDIQPHTVTLVPEKREELTTEHGLDISQLDQSAQQSIEKLSKHGCRVSLFIDAHHKSIDACINLGVSEIEIHTGFYADAKDEQSKKLEFEKIASAVDYAHTKGLICHLGHGLNQNNLEVFKSLPIESMQIGHALIADAVFLGLDKVTKQYLKLLK from the coding sequence ATGATTGATTTGGGTGTTAACGTTGACCATGTTGCTACTTTGCGGCAAGCAAGAGGAACGGATTATCCCAGTCCTGTAGAAGCCGCAAAAATAATTCAAAACGCTGGGGCAAATAACATTACCTGTCATTTGCGTGAAGATAGAAGGCATATTCAAGATCAAGATGTTTACAATATTAGTAAAGCCATAACTATTCCTTTAAATTTTGAAATGGCTGCTCGCCAAGAAATGTTTGAAATTGCTTATGATATTCAACCTCATACTGTAACGTTGGTTCCTGAAAAACGTGAGGAACTGACAACCGAACATGGCTTGGATATTAGTCAGTTGGACCAGTCTGCACAGCAATCGATTGAAAAACTATCTAAGCATGGATGTAGAGTTTCATTATTTATTGATGCCCACCATAAATCTATTGATGCTTGTATCAACTTAGGAGTGTCGGAAATAGAAATCCATACAGGTTTTTACGCGGATGCCAAAGATGAGCAAAGCAAAAAACTAGAGTTTGAAAAAATTGCATCTGCGGTTGACTATGCTCATACAAAAGGCTTGATTTGTCACTTAGGTCATGGTTTGAATCAAAATAACCTTGAAGTTTTTAAAAGTTTGCCTATTGAGTCAATGCAAATTGGACATGCGCTGATTGCCGATGCTGTGTTTCTAGGTTTGGATAAGGTAACCAAACAATACTTAAAGCTTCTGAAATAA
- a CDS encoding insulinase family protein, which produces MNTQHAIAKNKLNAKDLTVSYKKFQLNNGLTLLVHEDKSTPLVAVNIWYHVGSKNEVPGKTGFAHLFEHLMFNGSEHFNQDYFKATEQVGATELNGTTNSDRTNYYQNIPKSALDYILWLESDRMGHLLGAVDQEKLDEQRGVVQNEKRQSENQPYGMVSEYVAQACYPSHHPYSWTPIGSMQDLNAASLDDVRTWFNTYYGAANVVIALAGNISSTEALEKVKHYFEWIPSGPKLNKMKTWVAPMSDDKVEVIKDQVPQARLYKVWNVPGLAQEGLEALDMLTDVLSIGKNSLLYKRLVEEKKLASNVSAGISPKELGSNFFIVATALKPEFLEEIEIEIKHILNGVFNKGIKQNILDAYKTKRFAQTAKRLEKIGGRNGKSDILAYYQTFYGSPDAFTKSLQTFFNLTSSEIKHVAKQWLTQGSYTLKVLPEKTLSHVKETVDRKKLPLPSHFPELKTPQHASFTLKNGVTVTYIANEAAPLFSVKIRSKQGALFDEKPGTSYLFEDLLKESHHKYSASELSSKLDQLGTNIHVNSSLHQASISYSGLNISFAETTKIVQELIQRPKYNNKNFDKAKTILKQTIEQRLNIPGAMASRTLMDIVFKNTPYAQPWSGTGTLTTVEKISINDVQNKHQAVFQAPLHITISSSLPKKTIENTFNRYFGKMSIKNSTAELSLANLGKDFPKNTLYFIHKDNSQQATISAATLIVSFNPDLSPQLNILNNILGGSFTSRINMNLREDKHWSYGAGSKINYTLGKRPLKISTSVQIDKTVESILEIYRELKNISGPKPINNAEFKAKQKDEILSLLSLFQNNDANVGIFDDLNHKNLDYSFFQNYSKALKDLNIQKTQTLAKKLIQPNEFVWVVVGDKTVFDAQKKKLPFKNIVYLDSVE; this is translated from the coding sequence ATGAATACTCAACACGCAATTGCAAAAAATAAATTAAATGCAAAAGACTTAACAGTTAGTTACAAAAAGTTTCAGCTGAATAACGGCCTCACTTTACTTGTACATGAAGACAAAAGTACGCCTTTGGTTGCTGTTAACATCTGGTACCATGTGGGCTCAAAAAATGAAGTCCCTGGAAAAACAGGTTTTGCACATTTATTTGAACACTTGATGTTCAATGGTAGTGAGCACTTTAACCAAGATTATTTCAAAGCAACTGAACAAGTTGGTGCAACTGAACTCAACGGCACAACCAATAGTGATAGAACCAACTACTATCAAAATATTCCAAAGTCAGCTTTAGACTACATTTTATGGTTAGAGTCGGACCGTATGGGGCACTTACTTGGCGCCGTTGATCAAGAAAAGTTAGATGAACAACGTGGTGTTGTACAAAATGAAAAACGTCAGAGTGAAAATCAGCCTTACGGTATGGTTTCAGAATATGTTGCTCAAGCTTGTTATCCTAGTCACCATCCTTACTCTTGGACTCCCATTGGCTCAATGCAGGATTTAAATGCAGCTAGCCTAGATGATGTCAGAACCTGGTTTAATACATACTATGGGGCTGCCAACGTTGTTATTGCTTTAGCAGGAAACATAAGCAGTACAGAAGCTTTAGAAAAAGTAAAACATTACTTTGAATGGATACCTTCAGGCCCTAAACTTAACAAAATGAAGACTTGGGTAGCTCCAATGTCAGATGACAAGGTTGAAGTCATCAAAGACCAAGTGCCCCAAGCTCGTCTTTACAAAGTCTGGAATGTTCCGGGACTTGCTCAAGAGGGTTTAGAAGCTCTGGATATGCTTACGGATGTATTGAGTATAGGAAAAAACTCATTGCTTTATAAACGTTTGGTTGAAGAAAAAAAACTGGCTTCTAATGTCTCAGCTGGCATTTCTCCTAAAGAGTTAGGGAGCAACTTTTTCATTGTGGCCACGGCTCTTAAACCCGAATTTTTAGAAGAAATTGAAATAGAAATAAAGCATATTTTAAATGGTGTTTTCAACAAAGGTATCAAACAAAACATTCTTGACGCTTATAAAACCAAACGCTTTGCTCAAACAGCAAAACGGCTGGAAAAAATTGGCGGTCGAAATGGCAAATCTGATATTTTAGCTTACTATCAAACGTTTTATGGCTCGCCTGATGCCTTTACAAAGAGTTTACAAACATTTTTTAATTTGACCAGTTCAGAAATCAAACATGTTGCAAAACAATGGTTAACTCAAGGCTCATATACATTAAAGGTCTTACCAGAAAAAACCCTAAGTCATGTTAAAGAAACCGTTGATAGAAAAAAACTACCTTTACCCAGTCACTTTCCAGAGCTTAAAACCCCACAGCATGCCTCTTTTACTTTAAAAAATGGTGTTACGGTAACTTATATAGCCAATGAGGCGGCACCTCTATTCAGTGTCAAAATCAGGTCCAAGCAAGGGGCTTTGTTTGATGAAAAACCAGGAACCAGTTATTTATTTGAAGACTTACTTAAAGAATCTCATCACAAGTACTCTGCCTCAGAGCTCAGCTCAAAGCTTGACCAACTGGGAACCAATATTCATGTCAATAGCAGTTTACATCAAGCAAGCATAAGCTACTCTGGACTCAATATTAGTTTTGCTGAGACAACAAAAATTGTGCAAGAGTTGATACAAAGACCAAAATACAATAATAAAAATTTTGATAAAGCAAAAACCATATTAAAACAAACAATTGAACAAAGATTAAATATCCCTGGAGCTATGGCTTCAAGAACATTAATGGATATTGTTTTTAAGAACACGCCTTACGCTCAACCCTGGTCGGGAACAGGTACGTTGACCACGGTTGAAAAAATCTCTATCAATGATGTTCAAAATAAACATCAAGCTGTTTTTCAAGCTCCATTGCATATTACCATTAGTTCTTCTTTGCCAAAAAAGACCATTGAAAACACTTTTAATCGATATTTTGGGAAAATGTCGATTAAAAATAGTACTGCAGAATTATCCTTGGCCAACCTTGGAAAAGACTTCCCTAAAAACACGCTGTATTTTATTCATAAAGATAATTCGCAACAAGCAACTATCTCTGCGGCAACACTGATTGTTTCCTTCAATCCTGACCTATCACCTCAATTGAACATATTGAATAACATTTTAGGCGGATCATTCACATCTAGAATAAACATGAACCTTAGAGAAGATAAACACTGGTCTTATGGTGCGGGATCAAAAATAAACTATACCCTTGGCAAAAGACCTTTAAAAATTTCAACCAGCGTACAAATAGATAAAACAGTTGAGTCTATTTTAGAAATTTACCGTGAACTCAAAAACATATCTGGGCCAAAACCTATTAATAATGCTGAATTCAAAGCAAAACAAAAAGATGAAATATTATCCTTGTTATCTTTATTTCAAAACAATGATGCAAATGTTGGAATTTTTGATGATCTAAACCACAAAAACTTAGACTACTCATTTTTCCAAAATTATAGCAAAGCCTTGAAAGACCTTAATATCCAAAAGACACAAACTCTAGCAAAAAAGCTTATCCAGCCTAATGAATTTGTTTGGGTTGTAGTGGGTGATAAAACTGTTTTTGATGCACAAAAGAAAAAGTTACCGTTTAAAAATATTGTTTACTTAGATAGCGTAGAATAA
- a CDS encoding Rieske (2Fe-2S) protein produces MNNFSKIGHKSDFHEAKPKKFRINDKNILVCLYETKFYALENDCPHQGEPLDKGVIKDYCVSCPAHNWSFDLRTGDSPVIPDAFIYTFDVNVDDEGFVWVSHKKNL; encoded by the coding sequence ATGAATAATTTTTCAAAAATTGGACACAAAAGTGATTTTCATGAAGCGAAGCCTAAAAAATTTAGAATCAATGATAAAAATATTTTAGTGTGTTTGTATGAAACTAAATTTTATGCCTTGGAAAATGACTGTCCACACCAAGGAGAGCCTTTAGACAAAGGAGTAATTAAAGATTATTGTGTGAGTTGCCCAGCACACAACTGGTCTTTTGATTTAAGGACAGGAGATTCTCCAGTTATACCCGATGCATTTATTTATACATTTGATGTGAATGTTGATGATGAAGGCTTTGTCTGGGTCAGTCATAAAAAAAATCTATAA
- the tsaE gene encoding tRNA (adenosine(37)-N6)-threonylcarbamoyltransferase complex ATPase subunit type 1 TsaE, protein MLKVNLTNLQDTATVAKHLAAELHGGEVFFLNGDLGVGKTAFVKFFGQAFGIDARIISSPTFTYFNLYETTLGRPQIFHADLYRLEHYESLHNIGFWDYCEQSNFVAFIEWASKFKQLNQLEHIELSLEFTHEREQRVLLMSAKGVKYRKILEKIKNALSDYGLNIL, encoded by the coding sequence ATGTTGAAGGTTAACTTAACAAATTTACAAGATACCGCTACTGTTGCCAAACACTTAGCCGCTGAACTGCATGGGGGTGAAGTGTTTTTTTTGAATGGTGATTTGGGAGTAGGAAAAACGGCTTTTGTTAAGTTCTTTGGACAAGCTTTTGGCATTGATGCTAGGATTATTAGCAGCCCAACCTTTACTTACTTTAACCTTTATGAAACTACTTTGGGTAGGCCCCAGATTTTTCATGCAGACTTGTATCGTTTGGAACATTATGAAAGTTTACATAATATTGGGTTTTGGGACTATTGTGAACAATCAAATTTCGTTGCATTCATTGAATGGGCCAGTAAGTTTAAACAGCTAAATCAGTTAGAACATATTGAGCTTTCACTTGAGTTTACTCACGAGCGTGAACAAAGGGTGCTTTTAATGAGTGCAAAGGGTGTAAAATATAGGAAAATACTTGAAAAAATAAAAAATGCCTTGTCTGATTACGGACTTAATATACTATAA
- the mnmA gene encoding tRNA 2-thiouridine(34) synthase MnmA produces MSENKKKRVVVAMSGGVDSSVAALLLKQQGYEVIGISMKLWSYDVEAKYGCCTPEDLYDARKVATQLDIPYYVFNMQDDFKKEVVDNFVSTYAQGQTPNPCVRCNNDIKFAALLDKTKELGGEFLATGHYARIKKHDDGHYQLFAGLDKNKDQSYFLFGLSQEELAHVMFPLGEMTKPQARLLAKENGLDIFEKKDSQEICFVQSSYVDFVEKNIKTEQKIPGKIINAKGEVLGFHSGIHQFTIGQRKGLGVQSFIPLYVIKISNNGDVVVGPKEMLLQKNVHVGELSWIHKSLQTEDKINIKIRSRFEPAAAKVKFYDEATATMTVEFDEMQESITPGQAAVFYQGDEIMGGGWIKP; encoded by the coding sequence ATGTCTGAAAACAAGAAAAAACGTGTTGTGGTTGCTATGAGCGGAGGAGTTGATAGTTCAGTAGCGGCCTTATTGCTTAAACAGCAAGGCTATGAAGTGATTGGTATTTCCATGAAACTTTGGTCTTATGATGTTGAGGCAAAATACGGTTGTTGTACGCCGGAAGATCTTTACGATGCCCGGAAAGTTGCTACCCAACTGGACATTCCTTACTATGTATTTAACATGCAAGATGACTTTAAAAAAGAGGTTGTTGATAATTTTGTATCTACCTATGCTCAAGGGCAAACCCCTAATCCCTGTGTACGTTGCAATAATGATATTAAGTTTGCAGCACTGTTGGACAAAACCAAAGAGTTGGGGGGAGAGTTTTTAGCCACGGGGCATTATGCTCGGATTAAAAAGCATGATGATGGTCATTATCAGTTATTTGCTGGTCTTGATAAAAACAAAGACCAATCTTATTTTTTATTTGGTTTAAGCCAAGAAGAGCTAGCGCATGTTATGTTCCCGCTTGGAGAAATGACCAAGCCACAAGCGCGATTGTTAGCCAAAGAAAATGGCTTGGATATTTTTGAAAAAAAAGACAGTCAGGAGATCTGTTTTGTTCAGTCATCTTATGTGGACTTTGTTGAAAAAAATATAAAAACAGAGCAAAAAATTCCTGGCAAGATTATCAATGCCAAAGGAGAAGTTTTAGGTTTTCACTCGGGTATTCACCAGTTTACCATTGGCCAAAGAAAAGGCCTGGGTGTGCAAAGTTTTATTCCACTTTACGTGATTAAAATTTCTAACAATGGAGATGTTGTTGTTGGTCCAAAAGAAATGCTTTTACAAAAAAATGTCCATGTAGGTGAGTTGAGCTGGATTCACAAAAGCTTACAGACTGAAGATAAAATCAATATCAAGATAAGGAGCCGTTTTGAGCCAGCGGCTGCAAAAGTTAAGTTTTATGATGAGGCCACTGCAACAATGACTGTTGAGTTTGATGAAATGCAAGAGTCGATTACACCAGGCCAAGCTGCTGTATTTTATCAAGGTGATGAAATCATGGGTGGTGGCTGGATTAAGCCTTAA
- a CDS encoding PEGA domain-containing protein, translating into MNFKSKAYGKYILLDRIAVGGMAEVFKAKTFGVHGFKRFLVIKRILPHLSQDEEFVEMFIDEAKIAVELSHANICQVSDLGKLEGNYFIAMEYINGKDLRAILKKATQAQNPISVPMALYISIEILKGLDYAHSKKDTFSGEALNLIHRDISPQNIMLSFDGEVKIVDFGIAKTESKIHRTQAGVLKGKFGYMSPEQAAGLELDQKTDLFSTGIILYEMITGQRLFHEDSDFKTLEAIKNCKVPSLIQYNPNISEKLEKIILKSLSKDPKDRFESAQSMQVELSKIFFNHYANFSTKDLSGYLQDLFKAEIKVEQENLKRALDTLNIKHIEQAEKAAQSDHDSTLSALNNSQNTQSIVRNLTKSTIVQKSVGFFHKAKSFILGFKNLNLKQKVSAVLIALTFSFLTYSLLGNFGKKQTKDKVSVVTQDIAISSDPAGANIIVDNEEKGFTPLNLPFEVNKVYEFKVSLDGYNEIVDQVLIKPGQRNLKFDLEQKVMPSTSLFIDSVPQDAKININGEFINRVTPTTVYKLTQGTEYNIILEKEGFKPQGQTIIPQKNIEEVFLKLEPTPSTVKINITPESAKIYLDGKEVGKTIENLEPSKSYTFKFSAPGYVSVSREITPSNSLFELDIALKRKAVAKGVINLSAIPWANVKLNGKKIGTTPILNYSLNVGTYTFVFEHQDFKPISKKVKITKGQNNPIIVNFENP; encoded by the coding sequence GTGAATTTTAAAAGTAAAGCATATGGTAAATACATCCTTCTCGACAGAATCGCTGTCGGAGGGATGGCAGAAGTTTTTAAAGCCAAAACCTTTGGTGTTCATGGTTTTAAAAGATTTCTGGTTATTAAGCGTATTCTCCCTCATCTTTCTCAAGATGAAGAGTTTGTCGAGATGTTTATTGATGAAGCTAAGATCGCTGTAGAGCTGAGTCATGCTAACATATGTCAAGTTAGTGACTTAGGAAAGCTTGAAGGCAACTACTTTATTGCCATGGAATATATCAATGGCAAAGACCTTAGAGCCATTTTAAAAAAAGCCACTCAAGCACAAAACCCAATTTCAGTTCCTATGGCTTTGTACATCAGTATAGAGATTCTCAAAGGTTTAGACTACGCACACAGTAAAAAAGATACTTTTAGTGGAGAAGCTCTCAACCTCATTCATCGGGACATATCACCCCAAAACATCATGCTCTCATTTGATGGAGAGGTAAAAATTGTAGATTTTGGTATTGCCAAAACTGAATCTAAAATTCATCGTACTCAAGCAGGAGTCTTAAAAGGTAAGTTTGGCTACATGTCACCTGAACAAGCCGCGGGGCTTGAGCTTGATCAAAAAACAGACCTATTTTCCACAGGGATCATTCTTTATGAGATGATTACCGGTCAAAGGCTGTTTCACGAAGACTCAGACTTTAAGACACTTGAAGCCATTAAAAACTGTAAAGTTCCCTCTCTAATTCAATACAACCCTAATATCAGCGAAAAACTTGAGAAAATTATTTTAAAAAGTTTGAGCAAAGATCCCAAAGATCGCTTTGAATCTGCACAAAGTATGCAAGTCGAACTTTCAAAGATCTTTTTTAATCATTATGCCAATTTTTCAACCAAAGATTTATCTGGGTACTTACAAGACCTGTTTAAAGCAGAAATAAAAGTTGAACAAGAAAACCTTAAAAGAGCCTTGGACACCCTTAACATTAAGCATATCGAACAAGCGGAAAAAGCTGCACAAAGTGATCATGACTCCACTTTATCCGCACTCAACAACTCGCAAAACACTCAATCTATTGTAAGAAACTTAACAAAAAGCACCATTGTACAAAAATCAGTTGGTTTTTTTCACAAAGCAAAAAGCTTTATCTTAGGATTTAAAAACCTTAATTTAAAACAAAAAGTCTCGGCCGTTCTTATTGCGCTAACATTTTCTTTTTTAACCTATAGCCTTTTAGGTAACTTTGGAAAAAAACAGACAAAAGATAAAGTCTCTGTGGTAACCCAAGATATAGCTATCAGCAGTGATCCTGCGGGAGCCAACATTATTGTTGATAATGAAGAAAAAGGTTTTACACCTTTAAACCTACCTTTTGAAGTCAACAAAGTATATGAATTTAAAGTAAGTCTCGACGGCTACAATGAGATTGTAGATCAAGTTTTAATCAAACCTGGTCAACGCAACTTAAAGTTTGATCTTGAGCAAAAGGTTATGCCTTCCACTTCACTGTTCATTGACAGTGTGCCACAAGATGCAAAAATCAATATCAATGGTGAGTTCATTAATCGCGTAACACCTACAACCGTTTATAAGTTAACTCAAGGCACGGAATACAATATCATCCTTGAAAAAGAAGGCTTCAAGCCACAAGGGCAGACTATCATTCCACAAAAAAATATTGAAGAGGTATTTTTAAAACTTGAGCCCACACCTTCAACCGTAAAAATCAACATTACACCTGAATCTGCAAAAATCTATTTAGATGGCAAAGAGGTTGGAAAAACCATTGAAAACCTTGAACCGAGCAAAAGTTACACATTTAAGTTTTCTGCTCCTGGTTACGTGTCTGTTAGCCGAGAAATAACTCCTAGCAATTCTTTATTTGAGCTAGACATTGCATTGAAAAGAAAAGCCGTTGCCAAAGGAGTTATTAATCTGAGTGCCATTCCATGGGCCAACGTTAAACTCAACGGCAAAAAAATTGGCACAACCCCTATCTTAAATTACTCTCTTAATGTTGGAACTTACACCTTTGTTTTTGAACATCAAGACTTCAAACCTATCAGCAAAAAAGTAAAAATCACCAAAGGCCAAAACAACCCCATTATTGTCAATTTTGAAAATCCTTAA
- a CDS encoding bifunctional riboflavin kinase/FAD synthetase: protein MTPRKDCIQAFLDTRCDSASCVTVGNFDGVHKGHCKLIETLLKTADKYQLKPVALTFSPHPEEFFSKQKFKLLMPLQIRVKLLQEAGVEEVKVIEFSKDFSKLSYQQFLDHLIEHYHMKKIIVGENTHVGKERAGSPEKIKAYLQKKQIDTKIIQIHQMNDELISSSKIRELIMKGEITIANKLLGYSYFMCGEVIQGSGKGKSLGFPTANLNYSNNLCLPKKGVYKTSIILNEKTFPALTNVGQAPTIKNSKKISIESFIPQYGGKNLYGQKIQVIFHQRLRSEKKFSSVALLQEQIKKDLTHL, encoded by the coding sequence ATGACACCGCGGAAAGATTGTATACAAGCTTTTTTAGACACACGTTGCGATTCTGCAAGCTGTGTTACAGTGGGTAACTTTGATGGTGTTCATAAAGGCCACTGTAAACTGATAGAGACATTATTAAAAACTGCGGATAAATATCAATTAAAACCTGTAGCTTTAACTTTTAGCCCTCACCCCGAAGAGTTTTTTTCAAAACAAAAATTTAAACTGCTTATGCCATTACAGATCAGAGTAAAACTTCTTCAAGAAGCTGGAGTAGAGGAAGTTAAGGTCATTGAATTTTCCAAAGACTTTTCTAAACTAAGTTATCAACAGTTTTTAGATCACTTGATTGAGCATTATCATATGAAAAAAATTATTGTTGGAGAGAATACTCATGTTGGTAAAGAGAGGGCAGGTAGTCCAGAAAAAATAAAAGCGTACTTGCAAAAAAAACAAATAGACACCAAAATTATCCAAATTCACCAAATGAATGATGAGTTGATAAGCTCGAGCAAAATACGCGAATTGATTATGAAGGGTGAAATAACGATAGCCAATAAACTTTTAGGTTATTCTTATTTTATGTGTGGAGAAGTTATTCAAGGAAGTGGCAAGGGAAAATCTTTAGGCTTCCCCACTGCCAATTTAAATTATTCCAATAATCTTTGTTTGCCCAAAAAAGGTGTTTATAAAACGAGTATAATTCTTAATGAAAAAACTTTTCCTGCTTTGACTAATGTTGGACAAGCGCCAACGATTAAAAACTCAAAAAAGATTAGCATTGAATCATTTATCCCCCAATACGGTGGTAAAAACCTCTATGGTCAAAAAATTCAAGTGATTTTCCACCAAAGGTTACGGTCAGAAAAAAAGTTTTCTTCAGTGGCGCTGTTACAAGAACAAATAAAAAAAGACTTAACGCATTTGTAA